From one Ostrinia nubilalis unplaced genomic scaffold, ilOstNubi1.1 SCAFFOLD_49, whole genome shotgun sequence genomic stretch:
- the LOC135087547 gene encoding evolutionarily conserved signaling intermediate in Toll pathway, mitochondrial-like, with protein sequence MATKILRALLRTKPSSVMIKRFENTEKTVTVYDPFGNKPSKDKTTYLQVIKMFEERDTRRRGHVEFIYAAMARMKEFGVQKDLEVYKALIDVLPKGKFIPTNIFQAEFMHYPKQQQCAVDLLEQMEDNGVMPDSEVEQMLLNIFGRRGIPLRKFWRMLYWMPKFRNLTPWYLPPELPNDTLELARLAIQRITSVDPGTAVDVWQTEEIEASLDKTWIVSGQSDSQKVLLEEQPPDEALVIKGPYQVYLRDQAVTYFTLLGKIREEIKDDTDPDDVSNIEKPPGIPGIGSTKLPSVKCTVHEQDDGTVVAICATGTSSRDSLLSWIRLLEKNGNPVLSRIPVIFTLTAPPSDISIQETQPQRDESNVS encoded by the exons ATGGCTACAAAGATACTGAGGGCTCTTTTGCGTACAAAACCATCATCGGTTATGATAAAGAGATTCGAAAATACTGAAAAAACAGTGACAGTGTATGACCCTTTTGGAAATAAGCCATCGAAAGACAAAACAACGTATTTACAGGTTATAAAAATGTTCGAGGAACGAGACACAAGACGAAGAGGTCATGTCGAATTTATTTACGCCGCTATGGCTAGAATGAAGGAGTTTGGTGTACAAAAAGACCTAGAAGTTTATAAGGCTTTAATAGACGTGTTACCCAAAGGAAAATTTATTCCTACAAACATTTTCCAGGCTGAGTTCATGCATTATCCAAAACAGCAACAGTGTGCTGTCGATTTGTTAGAGCAAATGGAGGACAATG GAGTAATGCCAGACAGTGAGGTAGAACAAATGCTTCTAAATATATTTGGTAGGCGAGGTATTCCATTAAGAAAATTCTGGAGAATGTTATATTGGATGCCTAAATTCAGGAATCTTACCCCATGGTATCTTCCACCAGAATTGCCAAATGATACTCTGGAATTGGCAAGGTTGGCAATACAAAGAATCACTTCTGTCGACCCTGGCACAGCTGTAGATGTCTGGCAG ACAGAAGAAATAGAAGCATCGCTAGACAAGACATGGATAGTGTCTGGTCAGAGTGACAGCCAAAAGGTTTTGCTAGAGGAACAGCCACCAGATGAAGCTCTAGTCATAAAGGGTCCTTATCAAGTCTATTTAAGGGATCAAGCAGTCACCTACTTCACTCTTCTAGGAAAAATTAGAGAGGAAATAAAAGATGATACTGACCCTGATG ATGTTTCCAACATTGAAAAGCCTCCAGGTATACCTGGCATAGGAAGTACAAAGTTACCATCTGTCAAGTGCACTGTTCATGAGCAAGATGATGGTACCGTTGTTGCAATTTGTGCTACTG GTACTTCATCAAGGGATTCTCTACTATCATGGATTAGATTACTGGAAAAAAATGGAAACCCAGTTTTATCTAGAATACCTGTAATATTCACACTAACTGCACCTCCTTCGGATATATCAATACAAGAAACTCAGCCTCAAAGAGATGAAAGTAATGTTAGTTAA